The Apium graveolens cultivar Ventura chromosome 10, ASM990537v1, whole genome shotgun sequence nucleotide sequence GAATTGTTCAGTCTTCTCGTTGgaataggattctccaatcttctaaatggaataggattctccaatcttctaATTAGAACATGATTCTCCCATCTTCTAGATAGAATAGaattcttcaatcttctaattAGAATAGGATTCTTCAATCTTCTATACCAAATAGGTTTCTCCCAATCTTCTTAATGGAATGGGTTTCTTGCAATCTTCTAAGCCAAATAGGATTTTTTGGTAAAAATTCGTAGCTGCTGTTTTCCTCTGTTTCCGGGCTGCTCAACTTGGATTGTCCTATCCATATCATCTCTGAATTAAAGAGAATTCAATAAGCTTCGCGTAGGCTGTAAGATCATTCAAATCTGACTTACGGAACTCGAGATACGGCCCAAACAGTGTAAGAAAATCGCATAACCCACCAAATCCGAATTTTTCATCCAACTTTGCTCCTTTGTGGACATGGTTGTAAACTTCAACCCTCATGGCTGGAAATCATCATCCATGGATCTCCCTCGTGGCCGTGGATACTACATTCAAATCTCCTTTGACCCCCCGaccaaaaatatttatttttacgGATCTCCTTCGTGGTCGTTGTATGCAACTCCTCCGTGGCTATCCTTCAATTCTTGCGTCAAAGAACCTTCATCGTGACGAGACATCTCTTCCTCCTGAGATTATGATCTTGATCAGCagccctccttctagcgccaatttgttgacggaggaatttggtatcaacaaagtttgaggttcgtcgccggaatcaagatctacgatggtggttcttcgcctgaaaagtgagcagagtgtggtggttgtgataaattgggggctgagattgcttagggttggtggtggctccttatggctctcgcttccgaccccttacaatttgcctacgtatccctatttatagggaatcaagcccacgtagttcttggggaacaagaaatctaatgggcttagacttcttattctcaggcccggtccagaatccatcttccgctagctttaggaatgtccaactatgaggcccaaccgcgaaggcccaaggctcgtttgtaatcgcaggacttcacggataatgcatctccctgcgcaaggataacattccgctacagctatctcccttgaattacgaacgcaggtatagccacggttcaccccaaatgccagacgcgtccctgtcccccgaatgaggataacccaccagatagcaggacaggtgatcccaagctcttgggtgcaaagtgcaggatgactccaaagttctccaacgaggacacccgttgaatacaagaacagagttcccaaagcacacaccaaagttaaccccgcatccccaacgaggacacccgttgaatacaggaggaggccttcaatcatcaggcatacccctggaggccttcaagcttttcacggacatccccctccttgaccgtctcaaggagggaattcttcaaagagtacctgcaacaaatatgttagtgaaaataatcctccattgctCCTTCCACGCTTGTCTTGCTTTAAACTTACTCTTGATCATGCATTCTTCACACATAGGACGCGTCCTGAACGATTGGGCGCGTCCTGACGCTACGAACTCCACATATTGTTATATCTTCCAAGTATCTCTATTTGCTTTATCTTGAATGAGAACAAGCTCAACCATCCCAAAGTGTGCATCTCCAGGAGGCAGGACGCGTCCTCCCCTTGTAAAATACACATATTCTCCTTGCATGACAACCTTATTACCTGTACAGCTCATCCCGTTATTTATACTTATCAGGGCGCGTCCTGCGCCTTGGGCGCGTCCTCCTCCTTTCAATATCTTCCTCCTCATCTCTTTACATGACAACCCAAAATACAGCCTACACAATCATGGACGCATCCTACATATACAGGGCGCGTCTTCGCTTCATACAATGTAGACCAAAACCTAATTATTCATCTTCTTGCCCCAATTCAATTCCAATTGACCCGTATTTGACCCGAGATGatccaataccaaattttggctataacacgactattaatttattaatttgaaTATGAGTAATgttaaaaaatacaaaaaatgttaaaaaacattattataaaattatatgtcATAATTGATGATTCTCATTAAACCAATAAAAATTTGACACGTTGTATTTTATAACTTTTTCGGAAACCATATTTCTAACATTTTCCTTTGAATATTGCTCATTCAAGTCAAGATTTATTACATTTAGAAATCCGGGGACAACGTGCGGATAATCTGAGCATTTGTTATTTCTTACTTCTTAGTCGTTACTCGAGTCTTATATCAATTATTGTAAAATATGACACTACAAATTGCTTTGGTTTTATTTTATACAAAATAAGGCCAGAATCAATATTTTAAtctaaaaattctaaataattataaataatttgaactGGGCCTTGTACTCTGATTATTTGTTCGGTCTATTTAATGTTAGTTTGTTCCCATATCAATATCAAATAATTATCACATTTTCAACTAGATAAAATCCAAAATACTTAAAATGCTTATAAATTTCTAATCAGATATTAGTTTCAGAAATATATAATGCTTAAAATTTGGAAGAGAATTATTCATATTTAATTCTATTATGAAATCAAAATTGGATAAAtctaattattatattaaaatgttattttataAGAAAATGTCATAATTTTATTCTTAATTTAGTagctaaatatataataataataataataataataataataatgaaataaatatttacaaaaaatttactcaatatatataattattatattaaaatgtATATAGCGTCGGGCATTACCTCCCCACTTGTTGTTCCGTCCATAAAGAGGTCAAAGTATAAGCTAAAAAGGTGCAAGATTTAAATATAGTATCAATAATAGATCATTCAAATAACAGCAGCCCATGTATATTGTATATACTactattttatttaataaatatattgaaaaatattattaaagaaCATATAAAATCCCAAGCCGCCGGTTGGACTTCAAATGCATCCTAAACTAGATGTATTTATTTATTGCCACATTATTGGCACGATGTATATAGATACCTAGTCTCAGCTCACTAAACTTAATCTGGGCCGTCCGTTAGTGATCTCAATGAATATATTAACTTTCAGATATCTTCAACTTTATACTAATTTATTATTCTACTTCCAGGAAGCAACATACTTGAAAAACATATATAAATTTGCCAGGTTTTTGAAATAAAAACAAAATCCAACTTTCTTGGTTCTAAGTTGATTCATATGTAGCTTCAACTTTGGATTGCTCTGTCGTAAATAGTGCATTTACGATAGATCTTGTGTCAACCTGTTGTTAAAggccgtttttcttgtagtgccaATGAAGATGAAATTCAATTTTCCGTGGTCAAGTTGCTTTTATTTTTCCTCCGAAACTACTAGCAACCAGACTAGACAAGGTAATAAGGAACCTGAAATGTACTTGTACATGTATGCATGCAGCAAGCATGGTAATGTATGAGTCAAGTGATTTTAGTAGCAATAGTGCATTGCTAATGAACAATATGAACATATGTAGTGTCTATTTGTGTATTGAGCTGTATAGTCTGCAATTTGCAGGTGCAAAGGTTGCTCCCAATGTCATCGGAGCGTTCTCGTATGAAGAACTCAAACAGGCTACCTGCAGTTTTCGCTCCTCTAATAAGATCGGAGAAGGTGGATTTGGATGTGTTTACAAGGTCTGCGTTACTTCTCAGAATCCGTCTACTTAACCTTCTGTTTAAAAAATAAAACTAGTCATGTGTGTGAGTATCAAGACAAGGAGACAGAGAACTTAAACTAATTGAATTATCGAATTTGAAATAATGCAGGGAACACTAGAAGATGGAAGAGTGGTTGCAGTGAAGGTACTTTCCGCAGAATCAAGACAAGGAGACAGAGAATTCATGTCTGAAATTAATTCAATGTCCAAGTTCAGCCATGAAAATCTTGTTCAGCTTTATGGCGGCTGCATTGGCAAAGGTCAATCCCGGATACTTGTGTATGAATATATGGAAAACAATAGCCTTGCTCAAGCTTTACTAGGAGAAGAAAACAGAGCCAATTTTAGCTGGAAGTCAAGAACTGAAATCTGCTTAGGCATTGCTCGAGGACTAGCACACATTCATGAAGAGATTAAACCCCATGTCGTTCATCGAGATATCAAAGCTAGCAATATACTTCTAGATCAGAATTTCAATCCTAAAATTTCAGATTTTGGACTCTCTAAGCTATTCCCAAATAACATTAGTTACATTAGTACTCGAGTTGCTGGCACATTGTAAGTCTACGCAGTTAATTACTCTTTTTTACCTTGACAATTTCAGATTGTAGTATAATTGTACTAATTAATAGTACTATCTTTGTTGATGTAACAGAGGATATCTTGCACCGGACTATGCCATTTCTGGTCACTTAACGAGAAAGTCAGACGTCTATAGTTTCGGAGTTCTACTTCTAGAGATTGTCAGCGGAAGAACAGCAGTAGATTTTGACCCACAACTTGGTGAATATTATCTTGTTGAAAAGGTAATAAATTTCACATTTCTAAACATGCTTAATGCTTGTCAAATATGTGGTACGCTGCAATTAAACCCTCTTCACCGTAAAGTTTTGGTATAACCGGTAACTTAACCAACTCTTGTTTTACTAGTGTTTTTTATATACATACTTTTCTAGCAATTCAACCCTCCGTGTCTGTAATGATCGAGACCTAAACTATTCTAACTACTTGCAGAACCTAAAACTTTTAGAGCTAATTTGTTTTTCCTGCTCAGGCCTGGGAAATGTACGAAGAGGAGAAGCTTATAGAGCTGGTAGATCCAATGTTGAAGGGGAAGTTTAGCAAAACAGAAGCAGTTAGATTCATGGAAGTGGGATTAATGTGTGTACAAGAGAATCGTCGGCTACGGCCTGTAATGTCTTTGGCCATGAAAATGCTGAGTGGTGAGATAAACTTGCAAGATCAAGTTGAGATTACACAGCCAGGAGTCATCAGTGATATAAGAAATGTTAAACTTCGGCAGAGTTTCACCCCTGCTGAGAAGCAATGACTTCTAAGACTAGCAGCAGATCATTTAGATAGATAGTTAGATCTAGCTAGTGCAGGGGTGCAGCTAAAATGACAAAATCTTTGATCCTCAGGAGTATTTAAGATTTTGGGCGTTATGCATGTGATAGTAGTAACTATAGTACTGAATCCTGTATATCAATTTTAACCCAAGTGTAAAAAAGTTCAAATTAATTTGATCATTGACATTCATGGTCCTGCTAAAGAAGTCAACAATTTTTTTCAAGATGTCAAAGTCTTCTATGTTGATCGTATTTTTGCATTTCAATAATTTCTATCCATATATACTGGGCCTCGTTGGTGATTAAAATATCATATCCATACAGAGTATCAAGTAAAAACAAGAGAAACTAATCTAAATAACAGTTATTAAAAAAATACTTAACTGAAAAACTGAAAATTAAACAGTAATGACATATTCCTAGATATTTCTCGTTCAAATAACATTTGTTTTCTTGTAGCAACTCGTTGTGTCCATATTAACCTATATTTCTAATATCTTAACATATGGTAATAATACAAATTATCAAGAAAGCAATGCACAACATACCAATACAGGCTATGATTAAAACATTAGAAACAAGCTCTTTTATACAAAAGATCAAGAGTTGCATGGCAAGGGTAGCCAACCAAACCAAAATACAGATTTAATTGAGAGCTAACCATTTTTGGAAATGATTTACCTTTACCAAGTAGAAAATGAGACTTTTCACCAGAAAAGTTCAAAAGAACTACATCCCCATATTGCTCGAATGCAGTTAAGTACAAACCCCCACCGATGTATATACTTGATGTTATACGAAATGCTATTCACCTATCCCATTCCAAATTCTTAACTCGGGGATCCACCATTGGAGCATCCTCCTTCACGGTTCTAGCAGACTGATTGGTGTACTGGTCCCAGCCCAATATGTGTGGCAAAACAAACTGCATCAGAAAATAACTACTTGATCAAATTGCAGAGAAAGCATACATGGAGCGACCATATGCTGAAGTTTAAAACTTATTAAAACAAACTGCATCAGAAAATAACTACTTGATCAAATTGCACTATTGCAGAGAAAGCATATATGGAGCGACTATATGCTGAAGTTCAAATTTTTTTTGCATAAGATGCATGCGCAACCTTTATTTCACAATTTATAGCTAAATCCTCATGATAACAACAATTTATAGCTAGGCACAAAATCAACTTAcatgtgtgtgagagagagagttATATATCTATCAAAACAGATCAGGCTTGATATATCAGTCTATCAGATATATGTGCTCTTTGAAATGGAAGACACAGAATCATTTGTTGTTAGGTATTCAGAACAAGGGCGGAGTACTGGAGCACAACTGCACAGATACTGAGACCCGTAGAGTTTCCGTGTGCATAGATTGCTAGCTCCCAAAGCTTcgcaaaagaaaaaaaatgactTAGCCTAAAAAAAAATGACATACTACTGCACACGATATAACATGATATGAGGTATCTTCAAGAAATCAGCCCGGTGCTGATTTAAACAAGTCATTGCCTAGTCTACTGGTCTAGAACCTAGCATGCATCCAGTCTTGGATTAACAAGAAAGTCTTCACTATTGTTAACCACTTTTAATGAAGGAATTCACTAAGAGATCTTATATGAAAGAAATGATGAATATAATAACATATGTGTCATTCCAGTTTCTAAGATATTTTAAAGAGAAAAAATTCAGTACACGTGCTCTTCTGTAAGTGTGACGACATAAAACAGGAATCAGCAAAAAACACTAAATTGAAGTTGATAGATGCAGCAATACCACATTGAGCTTACCAAGAAGTGGAGTCATCAGAGTTTTCGATAAAAAACAACCAGAACTTCATTCAATCTTAAAAAAATAAGTGCACAGAGCAAAAGTTGGCAATATCATACACTGAAAGCTGTACGCATCACTGCAAACTCAGCTCTTGTAACAGGAATTGTAAACCGGTCGCTGATTTTCAGAATATTATTCACAACACCTGTTGGACCATTCGGAGAGGACAGTATAAGCAATTATGTACAACAGGACAAGTATATAAGCAACAGGCAGCTTAGTTATGCACTTGCTTATAGTAAATATCAACTCCAAATTCTCCAGTCCACATCATAGGAACCCGAGCAAGATGACACATAACAGATAATAACATACCAAAAAAGAACAGTATTATGCAATTCAACGATGACCTTTTCCCCTCTTTTTTTTCAAACAATACAACAATACTGGAATAAGATGGCACAACTAGTTTCAACTTCGAAACTCAACTGTGCCCTatcattaaaaatgattttttaggaTCTTCATACCTAtttttttgtgttattatttacAACAAACGTACACCCACATCATTTAGCTGTATGAAAAAGTCTGAATTtcaattagcaaaaaaaaaaatctgatgttaaatATATTTATGGTAAAGTTTAAATATAAGCATGTAATTAGGCACTGGTGAATTAACATCTTACTcacttagagatataaaataaCCGGTACCATCAGAATATGGCTTTACTTGTAGCGTCTTCCTCACTTGGCCAGCATTGCTGCAATATAAGACAATATTATCAAATCCCCAATTAAGCAAGCATGATTTGTATTTAAATTTACAAATTATAAATGAGGTAATTAAGCTTATCCTCAAGCATAATTTGAATGAATAATAGATGTCATATGTATTAATGACATACCTTGACTTCATTGAAGGATCATGAAAGAACTCGCAAGTGTCATCAGGACCCAAACTTATCAATGATCCAACCTCCGTAGGCGACAAAGCAAAGAGCTACAAAAGTTTTAAGCAGCCAGCTAAATATATTTAAAAAGCAACCTTTACATGTGCATAGCAATCAGGTCAGGTAAAACTGGAACCCTCCCCCTCCCTGTTCCTTTTTGTATGTTGCTTTCACGCTTTTACATTTTCTAGGCTTGTACTAAACATACTTGCACATAATTTTTATATGTTTAACATTAAACACATGAAAATTTATTATGCGCAAGCACAACAACACAAGTACACACTGAGTCAATAATTAACAAATTACAGTTGTAATCAACAAAACAATTACCTGCTTCTTTTCCCAGTCGTATTTGCGTTCACCAATAGCAGGGGAAAATGAAAGCATGATAGTACCTTGGCGATCAACTTTAAAAGCTCCGGACTATGGAACACATTTAAAATTCATCATAGGAAATTATATAGATGTCAAAAAGCAAAGTCTCTAATTGTAGCAAAGAATATGAGTCAACACTCAGCCCATTTGCACATGCACTACATGCCCAAAAACTGAATGCATGAATCAACATCTTACTACTGATAACAAGAAAGGAAGGGAAAAAACATATCAGGTTAAGAATACTAAGCCAGAAAGATAAGAAATGATGAGGCTGCTATAAGATAATGATGTCTTCTATGAAAATTAATGGTTATATTACCTTCATTTTGATAATGGCTGTAGACAATCACATCTGATAAAAACCTCAACTTGGCCATTAGAAACGTCAAAACAGTAATTTATTTGGGAAGGGGAGTAAGTGTAATTTCACTTAAAAAGTTACAAGGGTAATTAAGGTCTGTGTTTTAATTAATCCATGTCTTTGTCTTACTTAATTATCCCAAATTTTACTTTTAAATTCATATGATTCAGCTTTTTTACGCACAACTGAAACAAAGATCCACTAGGCACGCCTATTTTGCACCTATTGCTTCTCTGTTCATAATATGAGGCCTGCACGTCTTTTAAAAGGATATTACCAAGTAAAGGCGCTTTAATGAGCCTCTCACATACGCACAACTCTGTGAACACTGGTTGTTAGTATTCCACAAAGATTGGGATTTACATATATCAAACATTTCTGATACCTAACATGAAACAGTCCACAAAGATATTCCTAATCGCATATTGACTGCCATGACATTGAGATTACAAACTACACGATAAGCTTTATGTTTCCATCTTTGTTCAATCTACCTGTGAAACGTAGCTCTCATAACATAAGGTAGACAATGACTTTCATTAAATACACCGTAACTTGTACAAAGCCAGTAAGTGGTAAAAAGCAGGGACATAAACATACATCTAATTTGCTGAACTGCGGGAGCCTTGGTGAAGCAGAAAGCGCAACTTTGCCCTTGTAAATATTATAATTTG carries:
- the LOC141689240 gene encoding putative serine/threonine-protein kinase — protein: MKMKFNFPWSSCFYFSSETTSNQTRQGAKVAPNVIGAFSYEELKQATCSFRSSNKIGEGGFGCVYKGTLEDGRVVAVKVLSAESRQGDREFMSEINSMSKFSHENLVQLYGGCIGKGQSRILVYEYMENNSLAQALLGEENRANFSWKSRTEICLGIARGLAHIHEEIKPHVVHRDIKASNILLDQNFNPKISDFGLSKLFPNNISYISTRVAGTLGYLAPDYAISGHLTRKSDVYSFGVLLLEIVSGRTAVDFDPQLGEYYLVEKAWEMYEEEKLIELVDPMLKGKFSKTEAVRFMEVGLMCVQENRRLRPVMSLAMKMLSGEINLQDQVEITQPGVISDIRNVKLRQSFTPAEKQ
- the LOC141688869 gene encoding single-stranded DNA-binding protein WHY2, mitochondrial-like — protein: MASILRPLFRPNAINAWENVANSLMELRVMPKACISTTIQSFSNNGKMSDRVFANYNIYKGKVALSASPRLPQFSKLDSGAFKVDRQGTIMLSFSPAIGERKYDWEKKQLFALSPTEVGSLISLGPDDTCEFFHDPSMKSSNAGQVRKTLQVKPYSDGTGYFISLSVVNNILKISDRFTIPVTRAEFAVMRTAFSFVLPHILGWDQYTNQSARTVKEDAPMVDPRVKNLEWDR